From Sphingobium sp. RAC03, a single genomic window includes:
- a CDS encoding adenine phosphoribosyltransferase, translated as MSIDTLAGLVRTIPDFPKPGIQFRDVTTLLADGAGLAELVERMVSIARPLDPDLIVGIEARGFILGAALALALGKGFVPVRKAGKLPGKTVGIDYVLEYGTDRLELHEGQVPAETRVVLVDDLIATGGTALAAAQLLREQGASVLMALFAIDLPDLGGMAALEADGIAAQAIIAFEGD; from the coding sequence ATGAGCATCGACACGCTGGCGGGCCTTGTCCGCACGATCCCCGATTTTCCCAAACCCGGCATCCAGTTTCGTGATGTCACGACCTTGTTGGCGGATGGCGCAGGGCTGGCGGAACTGGTCGAGCGCATGGTGTCGATCGCGCGACCGCTGGACCCCGACCTGATCGTCGGCATCGAGGCGCGCGGCTTCATCCTGGGCGCAGCGCTCGCCTTGGCATTGGGCAAGGGCTTCGTGCCCGTGCGCAAGGCGGGCAAGCTGCCGGGCAAGACCGTCGGCATCGATTATGTGCTGGAATATGGCACGGATCGGCTGGAACTGCATGAGGGGCAGGTCCCGGCCGAAACGCGCGTTGTGCTGGTCGATGATCTGATCGCTACGGGTGGCACGGCGCTCGCCGCAGCGCAATTGCTGCGTGAGCAGGGGGCGAGCGTGTTGATGGCGCTGTTCGCGATCGACCTGCCCGATCTTGGCGGGATGGCGGCGTTGGAAGCCGACGGTATCGCCGCGCAGGCGATCATAGCGTTCGAAGGCGACTAA
- a CDS encoding cytochrome c1 has product MVRIGAFLVGLFFAGWLLVSFLMGAVAYVSEPPQPTVEHEFHELPKHVSFSFDGPLGGYDKQQLQRGFQVYKEVCSACHSLKFVAFRDLEALGYNEAEVKAIAKQWAIKAPSVDPATGEASTREPMPADYFPKPFANNVAAAAANNNAIPPDLSLMTKARHHGSAYVYSLLTGYQAQPAALLKEFPDSKTPEGLHYNPYFANLNLAMAPPLTAEGQVTYSDGTKPTVDQMAKDVSAFLTWTAEPKLENRRRAGLATIIFLLIATGLAYMSYQNIWADKKKAA; this is encoded by the coding sequence ATGGTACGCATCGGCGCATTTCTCGTCGGCCTCTTCTTCGCGGGCTGGCTGCTGGTCTCCTTCCTCATGGGGGCGGTGGCCTATGTCTCCGAACCACCGCAGCCGACCGTGGAGCATGAATTCCACGAGCTTCCCAAGCATGTGTCCTTCTCGTTCGATGGACCGCTTGGTGGCTATGACAAGCAGCAGCTGCAGCGCGGCTTCCAAGTCTACAAGGAAGTCTGCTCGGCCTGCCACAGCCTCAAGTTCGTGGCGTTCCGCGATCTCGAAGCGCTTGGCTATAACGAAGCCGAAGTGAAGGCGATCGCCAAGCAGTGGGCGATCAAGGCTCCCTCGGTCGATCCAGCAACGGGCGAAGCATCGACCCGTGAGCCGATGCCCGCTGACTATTTCCCCAAGCCCTTCGCGAACAATGTCGCGGCGGCTGCGGCGAACAATAATGCGATCCCGCCAGACCTGTCGCTGATGACCAAGGCTCGCCACCATGGCAGCGCCTATGTCTATTCGCTGCTGACCGGCTATCAGGCGCAACCCGCCGCGCTGCTCAAGGAGTTCCCGGACTCCAAGACGCCCGAAGGGCTGCACTATAACCCCTATTTCGCGAACTTGAACCTCGCCATGGCGCCGCCGCTGACGGCCGAAGGCCAGGTGACCTATAGCGACGGCACCAAGCCGACGGTGGACCAGATGGCGAAGGATGTTTCGGCCTTCCTGACCTGGACCGCCGAACCCAAGCTGGAAAACCGCCGCCGTGCGGGTCTGGCGACGATCATCTTCCTGCTGATCGCCACGGGGCTGGCCTATATGTCCTACCAGAATATCTGGGCGGACAAGAAGAAGGCGGCCTGA